In a single window of the Methanolobus psychrophilus R15 genome:
- a CDS encoding prolyl-tRNA synthetase, with the protein MAEQEKDAALPQKESFSEWYNDLLQKGEIMDVRYPVKGLYVWYPFGFNIRRNVYGIIRELLDKDHQETLFPLLIPENEFMKEAEHIKGFEDEVYWVTHGGTTPLDVKLALRPTSETAIYPMYKMWIRSHADLPLKLYQVVNTFRYETKHTRPLIRLREITSFKEAHTVHATWEDAAAQVDEAIRIYTEFYRRLAIPVLPSKRPDWDKFPGADYTIATDALMPDGKTLQVGTAHHLGANFAKTFDITYEDVNGEQVYAHQTCYGISERSIAALISIHGDNKGLVIPPEVAPVQAVIIPIIFKESSDVLQACENVRGILEKAGIRVKMDASENRPGAKYYKWEMKGVPVRIELGPRDLKNNSAMLVRRDTGEKQQVPLDNIENEVLSVFSAVQADLYGKAKKELEGRIFDCRTPAEVKENITKGIAKVFWCGNKECGLRLEDEIGAGILGIPTGQAACQGKCITCDADANTQVYVARTY; encoded by the coding sequence CGTTACCCTGTTAAAGGGCTTTACGTGTGGTATCCTTTTGGTTTCAATATTCGGAGAAATGTTTACGGCATTATTCGTGAGCTTCTTGACAAAGACCACCAGGAAACGCTTTTTCCTCTGCTGATACCAGAGAACGAGTTCATGAAAGAGGCTGAGCATATCAAAGGGTTCGAAGATGAGGTTTACTGGGTCACCCATGGAGGCACAACTCCTCTGGATGTGAAACTCGCACTTCGCCCGACGAGTGAGACAGCTATCTATCCAATGTACAAGATGTGGATTCGCTCCCATGCTGACCTGCCTCTCAAGCTCTATCAGGTAGTGAACACTTTCAGGTATGAGACCAAGCATACACGTCCGCTGATAAGGTTACGTGAGATTACATCATTCAAGGAAGCACACACAGTACATGCCACATGGGAAGATGCTGCAGCCCAGGTCGATGAAGCTATCCGCATCTACACTGAGTTCTATCGCAGGCTTGCTATTCCCGTACTGCCTTCCAAACGGCCTGATTGGGACAAGTTCCCCGGGGCTGACTATACCATAGCTACAGATGCGCTCATGCCGGACGGCAAGACCCTTCAGGTTGGTACTGCGCATCATCTTGGGGCTAACTTTGCAAAGACTTTTGATATCACCTATGAAGATGTGAATGGTGAGCAGGTCTATGCCCATCAGACCTGCTATGGGATCTCCGAGCGTTCTATTGCTGCGCTGATATCCATCCACGGGGACAATAAGGGACTTGTCATTCCTCCCGAGGTCGCTCCGGTACAGGCTGTCATCATTCCGATTATATTCAAGGAATCATCCGATGTCCTTCAGGCATGTGAGAATGTCAGGGGAATACTTGAGAAAGCAGGCATCCGGGTGAAAATGGATGCAAGTGAGAACCGTCCGGGTGCCAAGTATTATAAATGGGAAATGAAAGGTGTTCCTGTGAGGATCGAACTTGGCCCGCGGGACCTCAAGAACAACTCCGCTATGCTCGTGCGCCGTGACACCGGCGAAAAACAGCAGGTTCCTCTCGATAACATTGAGAATGAAGTCCTTTCAGTGTTCAGTGCGGTCCAGGCCGATCTATATGGGAAGGCAAAGAAGGAACTGGAAGGGCGCATATTTGATTGCCGGACTCCTGCAGAAGTAAAGGAGAATATCACAAAGGGTATTGCAAAAGTCTTCTGGTGCGGCAATAAAGAGTGCGGCCTGCGGCTTGAGGATGAGATCGGCGCGGGTATCCTGGGCATCCCTACGGGACAGGCTGCATGCCAGGGTAAATGTATTACCTGCGATGCTGATGCAAATACGCAGGTGTATGTGGCAAGGACATACTGA
- a CDS encoding Nicotinate-nucleotide-dimethylbenzimidazole phosphoribosyltransferase — MDALSPENARLPERPLFVCVLGNTETAYIEGLSAAGKTAKLTDYTPAGDAEVLHKGTIIDIPILPMTPPYDTPTPALITRAALTLTGVPLMIVNAGLKVFPSKEVPLVDLGGMPGSDIRGPVAVKNVDEVFRNAFKLGQELALRHDLVVIGESIPAGTTTANAVLQSLGYDGDVSSSSSSNPLTLKREVVAAALSSSGITPGSLRDEPLKAVSCVGDPMMVAVAGITAGLGSTSVILAGGTQMESIYAVIKHLGYPMESINIVTTSYVVNDGTANFREIAGQLGASFYGVDPEFGKSVSQGLRQYELGFVKEGVGAGAAMYLALMYGHSREEIRLEIENLCADLCRLGNLDRIKCQEM, encoded by the coding sequence ATGGATGCTCTATCGCCCGAGAATGCCAGGTTGCCTGAAAGGCCGCTGTTTGTCTGTGTGCTTGGAAACACCGAGACCGCTTACATTGAAGGGCTTTCAGCTGCAGGGAAAACTGCAAAGCTGACTGATTACACTCCTGCAGGAGATGCAGAGGTCCTGCATAAGGGTACGATCATCGACATACCGATACTGCCGATGACGCCTCCTTATGATACTCCCACTCCTGCCCTCATAACTAGAGCAGCTCTGACCCTGACAGGTGTGCCTTTAATGATCGTGAACGCCGGTCTGAAGGTATTTCCTTCAAAAGAGGTTCCGCTCGTTGACCTGGGGGGGATGCCGGGCTCTGATATAAGGGGTCCCGTGGCAGTGAAGAATGTAGATGAGGTTTTCAGGAACGCATTTAAACTGGGACAGGAACTTGCCCTCAGGCATGATCTTGTAGTGATAGGGGAGAGCATTCCTGCCGGCACGACCACCGCAAACGCCGTGTTGCAGTCCCTCGGGTATGATGGGGATGTGAGCAGCAGTTCCAGCTCCAATCCTCTTACACTGAAGAGGGAAGTTGTCGCAGCCGCACTGAGTTCATCGGGCATCACACCAGGTTCCCTGCGTGATGAGCCTCTTAAGGCTGTCAGTTGCGTGGGTGATCCCATGATGGTCGCGGTAGCCGGCATCACTGCAGGTCTTGGCAGCACTTCTGTGATACTTGCAGGCGGTACTCAGATGGAATCCATATATGCGGTGATAAAGCACCTTGGATATCCGATGGAAAGTATCAATATAGTTACGACCAGTTATGTTGTCAACGATGGGACTGCTAATTTCAGGGAGATAGCAGGCCAACTGGGTGCCAGTTTCTATGGTGTCGATCCTGAGTTTGGCAAGTCTGTTTCCCAGGGTCTTCGGCAGTATGAACTTGGTTTTGTCAAGGAGGGCGTAGGTGCGGGCGCAGCCATGTATCTTGCACTTATGTATGGCCATTCCAGGGAAGAGATCCGCTTAGAGATAGAGAATCTATGTGCAGATTTGTGTAGGCTTGGGAACCTTGACAGGATCAAATGTCAGGAGATGTGA
- a CDS encoding multisensor signal transduction histidine kinase encodes MQNKDKVLIVDDEQAIVELMGLYLRSEYDVISAYNGQEALERIKADKPDIVLLDVMMPDMNGYEVCRRLKTSVETQFLPVIMVTALSGKDDRIKGIEVGADEFLGKPVNRLELVTRVRSLLRIKHLQDKILAERNDALNYLDAAGFIVIVIDTELRVNLINRKGNETLGYGEFELIGQDFVKVVVREDMIADVRASLEAALTGTSKLPDYWEIPVVRKDGRHITVRWYDTLLNGSDGAVTGLICSGEDLSIFDE; translated from the coding sequence ATGCAGAATAAGGACAAAGTACTCATAGTTGATGATGAGCAGGCAATTGTTGAACTGATGGGGCTTTACCTGAGGTCTGAGTATGACGTGATAAGCGCATACAACGGCCAGGAAGCTCTTGAGAGGATCAAGGCTGACAAACCCGATATAGTTCTCCTGGACGTAATGATGCCTGACATGAATGGGTACGAGGTCTGCAGACGTCTGAAAACTTCAGTGGAAACGCAATTCCTTCCAGTCATAATGGTCACGGCCCTTTCGGGCAAGGATGATCGTATAAAAGGTATTGAAGTGGGTGCCGATGAATTCCTGGGCAAGCCTGTTAACCGGCTGGAACTGGTCACTCGCGTCAGGTCCCTGTTGCGCATCAAACATCTGCAGGACAAGATCCTTGCTGAGAGGAATGATGCTCTGAACTATCTCGATGCTGCAGGTTTTATTGTAATTGTCATAGATACGGAACTGAGAGTCAATCTCATTAACAGGAAAGGCAATGAGACATTAGGATATGGGGAATTTGAGCTTATAGGGCAGGATTTCGTAAAGGTTGTTGTCAGGGAAGATATGATTGCTGACGTCAGGGCTTCCCTGGAGGCTGCTCTCACCGGAACATCAAAACTGCCGGATTATTGGGAGATCCCGGTAGTGCGCAAGGATGGCAGGCACATCACAGTGCGCTGGTATGATACTCTTCTTAATGGCAGTGACGGTGCGGTAACAGGTTTGATTTGCTCCGGAGAAGACCTTAGTATATTTGATGAGTGA